In a genomic window of Bordetella petrii:
- a CDS encoding response regulator gives MRILLIEDEAELARWLSRSLARHAGFVVEWADDGLLAERRLAVEEFDAVILDLGLPGMDGHTLLSKIRARDDRTPVLVLTARDSLAERVGTLHEGADDFLPKPFVLEELEARLTALIRRSRGREHPRLALGDLILDTSAQRFTVRGQPLQLSPREHAVLRVLIQRSGEPMNKQQILDRIQTDDSDVNLEAIEVLVHRLRKKLADTGVQIVTLRGLGYCLEAVLEH, from the coding sequence ATGCGTATCCTGCTCATAGAAGACGAGGCCGAACTGGCCAGATGGCTGTCTCGCAGCCTGGCCCGCCATGCCGGTTTTGTGGTGGAGTGGGCTGACGACGGGCTGCTGGCCGAACGACGCCTGGCGGTCGAGGAATTCGACGCTGTCATCCTCGACCTGGGCCTGCCCGGCATGGACGGGCACACCCTGCTGTCGAAAATCCGCGCCCGCGACGACCGTACCCCCGTGCTGGTACTGACCGCTCGCGATTCACTCGCCGAACGCGTGGGTACGTTGCACGAAGGCGCCGACGACTTTCTGCCCAAACCCTTCGTCCTGGAAGAACTGGAAGCGCGGCTTACCGCGCTGATCCGGCGCAGCCGCGGCCGCGAACATCCTCGCCTGGCGCTGGGCGACCTGATACTGGACACGTCCGCCCAGCGCTTCACCGTGCGTGGCCAGCCGCTGCAACTCTCGCCGCGCGAACATGCCGTGCTGCGCGTACTGATCCAGCGCAGCGGCGAACCCATGAATAAGCAACAGATTCTCGACCGCATCCAGACAGACGATTCCGATGTCAACCTGGAAGCCATCGAAGTGCTGGTGCACCGACTGCGCAAGAAACTGGCGGACACTGGCGTGCAAATCGTCACATTGCGTGGCTTGGGCTACTGCCTGGAGGCCGTTCTTGAACATTAG
- the ada gene encoding bifunctional DNA-binding transcriptional regulator/O6-methylguanine-DNA methyltransferase Ada, which translates to MNASIPTDDYTTDDDRWRAVCTRDASADGQFVYAVRTTGVYCRPSSSSRLPRRENVQFFDTPQAAEAAGYRPSRRAAGDRSAVAARRAALVEQACRLIESADTPPSLDFLAAQAGVSAFYFHRLFKAETGLTPKAYADAHRARRLRRELGESATVTQAIYEAGFNSNSRFYEASDSLLGMRPRDYKAGGFNADIRFAVGQCALGAILVACSQRGICAISLGDDPEALVRELQDRFPNARLHGADSAFEQLVAQVVGFVEAPAVGLNLPLDVRGTAFQQRVWQALRDIPAGATASYAEIADRIGAPKAVRAVAQACGANQLAVAIPCHRVVRRDGDISGYRWGVERKRELLRREAGAAEAA; encoded by the coding sequence ATGAACGCCTCGATTCCTACTGACGACTATACGACCGATGATGACCGCTGGCGGGCGGTTTGCACGCGCGACGCGTCAGCCGATGGTCAATTCGTCTATGCCGTGCGCACCACAGGCGTGTATTGCCGGCCCAGCAGTTCGTCGCGCCTGCCGCGCCGTGAAAACGTGCAGTTTTTCGATACGCCGCAGGCAGCCGAAGCCGCTGGTTACCGGCCCAGCCGGCGCGCCGCGGGCGACCGCAGCGCCGTGGCGGCTCGGCGGGCGGCACTCGTGGAGCAGGCCTGCCGCCTGATTGAAAGCGCCGATACGCCGCCCAGCCTGGATTTTCTTGCCGCGCAGGCTGGCGTCAGTGCCTTTTACTTTCACCGCCTGTTCAAGGCGGAAACCGGGCTGACGCCCAAAGCCTATGCCGATGCTCATCGGGCCCGGCGGTTGCGGCGGGAGCTGGGGGAGTCAGCCACGGTTACCCAGGCTATTTATGAGGCCGGCTTCAATTCCAATAGCCGGTTCTATGAAGCCTCGGACAGCCTGCTGGGCATGCGGCCGCGCGACTATAAAGCGGGCGGGTTCAACGCCGATATCCGCTTTGCGGTTGGCCAATGCGCGCTGGGAGCTATTCTGGTGGCATGCAGCCAGCGTGGCATCTGCGCCATATCGCTGGGCGACGACCCCGAAGCCCTGGTGCGCGAACTGCAGGACCGCTTTCCAAACGCCCGGTTGCATGGCGCGGATTCGGCATTCGAACAATTAGTTGCCCAGGTGGTGGGGTTCGTCGAGGCTCCGGCCGTGGGGCTGAATCTGCCACTGGACGTGCGGGGAACGGCATTTCAGCAGCGGGTGTGGCAGGCGCTGCGCGATATTCCGGCAGGCGCGACAGCCAGCTACGCCGAAATCGCCGATCGCATCGGCGCGCCTAAGGCGGTGCGCGCGGTAGCCCAGGCTTGCGGCGCCAATCAGTTGGCCGTTGCCATTCCATGCCATCGCGTCGTCAGGCGCGATGGCGACATATCGGGCTATCGCTGGGGTGTTGAGCGCAAGCGCGAGTTGCTGCGGCGCGAAGCCGGGGCGGCCGAGGCCGCCTAG
- a CDS encoding DUF924 family protein translates to MNTNNSDTVVDFWREAGPARWFRKDEAFDREFSARFMDLHLAAARRQLDAWEGSAYGSLALLILLDQFPRNAFRGTGHMYATDPLARHYAQRLIQAGKDAEIEAGMRVFCYLPLSHSENLTDQRQAVELNQALGEPWLPHAVEHLRIVELFGRFPHRNPLLGRETTAEEQAFLDQGGFAG, encoded by the coding sequence TGAATACGAACAATTCCGACACCGTAGTGGATTTCTGGCGCGAAGCCGGCCCGGCGCGCTGGTTTCGCAAAGACGAGGCTTTCGACCGCGAATTCAGCGCACGCTTCATGGATTTGCACCTGGCGGCCGCGCGGCGGCAGCTGGACGCATGGGAAGGCAGCGCATATGGCTCGCTGGCCCTGTTGATATTGCTGGATCAGTTTCCGCGCAATGCCTTTCGCGGCACCGGCCACATGTACGCCACCGATCCGCTGGCCCGCCATTACGCGCAGCGCCTGATCCAGGCCGGCAAAGACGCGGAAATCGAGGCCGGCATGCGAGTGTTTTGCTACCTGCCGTTGTCGCACTCAGAAAACCTGACGGACCAGCGCCAGGCAGTCGAGTTGAACCAGGCGCTGGGCGAACCGTGGCTGCCTCACGCGGTAGAACACTTGCGTATTGTTGAATTGTTCGGCCGCTTCCCGCACCGCAACCCTTTGCTGGGGCGCGAGACCACGGCCGAGGAACAGGCTTTTCTGGACCAGGGCGGTTTTGCCGGCTGA